One stretch of Phycisphaerae bacterium DNA includes these proteins:
- a CDS encoding four helix bundle protein — MEETEDKIRRPARTFQDLVVWQKAHRFVLEVYRLTERFPKHELYGLTSQLRRAAVSIPANIAEGFKKKGLADKARFMNTAQGSLEESRYYLILATDLGYGDTESLYGALDEVGRMLDAYARSILSSDS, encoded by the coding sequence ATGGAGGAGACGGAAGACAAAATCAGGAGGCCGGCGCGGACGTTCCAGGATCTGGTCGTCTGGCAGAAGGCTCACCGGTTTGTGCTGGAGGTCTACCGCCTGACCGAGCGGTTTCCGAAGCACGAACTGTACGGATTGACCTCGCAGTTGCGTCGGGCGGCGGTTTCGATCCCGGCCAATATTGCCGAGGGGTTCAAGAAGAAAGGGCTTGCGGACAAGGCCCGATTCATGAATACGGCGCAAGGATCGCTGGAGGAATCGCGCTACTACCTGATCCTTGCAACCGACTTGGGTTATGGTGACACGGAGTCGCTATATGGAGCACTGGACGAGGTCGGGCGCATGCTTGATGCTTATGCCCGTTCGATTCTGTCTTCTGACTCCTGA